From Desulfovibrio intestinalis, one genomic window encodes:
- a CDS encoding helix-turn-helix domain-containing protein: MDNQNFDEQMGRIKLITGKRTQVELADLLGVKQSSISDAKRRGSIPANWLIVLMRLNCANPEWILTGNGPLFVSFSPIRPLYKTEDEEADYKAKEKVLRQLPTRMLAEELVRRISIS, translated from the coding sequence GTGGATAATCAAAATTTTGACGAACAAATGGGGCGCATAAAGCTTATTACTGGCAAAAGAACCCAGGTAGAGCTGGCTGACCTGCTAGGCGTCAAACAGTCTTCCATTTCTGATGCGAAGCGGCGCGGAAGTATCCCGGCCAATTGGCTGATTGTTCTCATGCGGCTTAACTGTGCCAACCCGGAATGGATATTAACTGGCAACGGCCCGCTTTTTGTTTCTTTTTCTCCCATACGGCCGCTGTATAAAACGGAGGATGAAGAGGCAGATTACAAAGCCAAAGAAAAGGTGTTGCGGCAACTCCCAACCCGAATGCTTGCAGAAGAGCTGGTGCGCAGAATTTCCATATCGTAA
- a CDS encoding helix-turn-helix domain-containing protein: MKKNFDEDKLAKTFMPAVIRRYRDAAGLSQQELADQVGISKSYISSLELGYRAPNLNLLVKIAQSLGVAPGEMVDAMVADAEKSCDY, translated from the coding sequence ATGAAGAAGAACTTTGATGAAGATAAATTGGCGAAAACTTTCATGCCTGCGGTAATTCGAAGGTATCGTGATGCTGCTGGCTTGTCACAGCAAGAACTTGCAGATCAGGTCGGCATTTCCAAGAGCTACATATCCTCACTGGAACTCGGCTACAGAGCGCCCAACCTGAATCTGCTGGTGAAAATTGCCCAAAGTTTAGGCGTAGCGCCAGGAGAAATGGTTGACGCAATGGTTGCTGATGCAGAAAAATCTTGTGATTATTGA
- a CDS encoding alpha-amylase family glycosyl hydrolase translates to MTQQIPQNPLQDPELESYRSFLLARSDRFKAEIERINGLYGSLRSYADLHATLGVHEAKDASGKPVWRLREYMPNASAVWLTTDKLNFQRHARYQYQRDNDGFFELTLPHDALQHGTYMELRVQADAVTGDDAQGRALRRVPAFARWVEQDQTMPGQWCARLWQPEEPFRFKHRRPRVESFPRIYEVHVGMAQPALHHSADSVGSYANFTHHILPLIRERGYTVVQLMGILEHPLYRSFGYQVSSYFAPSSRYGTPDEFKALVDAAHGLGLAVVLDIPHGHACPNTEQGLAQYDGSSYFFTDQFNQWGTPSFDFCQEMARRFLLSNCRYWLEEFRVDGFRFDAVGNILYRDHGKDDDFIHVSHCFYDKVGLPRTNEKGELYLCMANTLIHELYPSALSIAEEFSGMPGLTCQPEDGGLGFDYRFAMGIPDYWAKCIEEPRDMGSLWYEMTNYRPYDRTISYVECHDQCINGEDAMIWRLLGNRMYSHMSVATDNWHVSRGLAFYRLMRFITLATADAGYLNFMGNEFGHPEWLDAEAYAHRQWHLADAPELRYSLLAAWDKTQMLELVRPHLESFCQKPVFRFIHEEKRLLAFERGQLLFVFNFHELEAQKALTFAVTPGKYVEMMSSDEKRFGGHGNLDAEAQVTEHFTTPLPDRQEGDIRLYLPPLVGLALIRKK, encoded by the coding sequence ATGACCCAACAAATTCCACAAAATCCCTTGCAGGACCCAGAGCTGGAGTCCTACCGTTCCTTCCTGCTCGCAAGAAGCGACAGATTCAAAGCTGAAATAGAGCGTATAAATGGCCTCTATGGATCTTTGCGGTCGTATGCCGATCTGCACGCCACCCTTGGGGTACATGAGGCCAAAGACGCCTCAGGAAAGCCCGTATGGCGTCTGCGTGAATACATGCCCAATGCAAGCGCGGTATGGCTGACCACAGACAAACTCAATTTTCAGCGTCATGCACGCTATCAATACCAACGCGACAATGACGGTTTTTTTGAACTCACCTTACCGCACGATGCCTTGCAGCACGGCACATATATGGAGCTGCGAGTTCAGGCCGATGCAGTCACGGGCGACGACGCCCAGGGCCGTGCCTTGCGCAGAGTACCCGCCTTCGCCCGTTGGGTTGAGCAGGACCAGACCATGCCTGGGCAATGGTGCGCCCGCCTCTGGCAGCCGGAAGAGCCATTCCGTTTCAAGCACCGCAGGCCTCGTGTGGAGTCCTTTCCACGCATTTATGAGGTGCATGTGGGCATGGCGCAGCCAGCCCTGCACCACAGCGCAGACAGTGTGGGCAGTTACGCCAATTTTACTCACCATATTCTGCCCCTCATCCGTGAACGCGGCTACACAGTGGTGCAGCTTATGGGCATTCTTGAGCATCCCCTGTACCGCTCCTTCGGGTATCAGGTCAGCAGTTACTTTGCCCCGTCTTCACGCTACGGCACGCCAGACGAATTCAAGGCTCTGGTTGACGCAGCGCACGGACTTGGCCTTGCGGTTGTGCTCGACATTCCACATGGGCACGCCTGCCCCAATACAGAGCAGGGTTTGGCGCAGTATGACGGAAGCAGTTATTTTTTCACCGATCAGTTTAATCAGTGGGGAACGCCCTCTTTTGATTTCTGTCAAGAAATGGCACGCCGCTTTCTGCTTTCCAACTGCCGCTACTGGCTTGAAGAGTTCAGGGTTGATGGGTTCCGCTTTGATGCTGTGGGCAACATTCTGTATCGCGATCACGGCAAGGATGACGATTTCATTCATGTCAGTCATTGCTTTTATGACAAAGTGGGCCTGCCGCGCACCAATGAGAAGGGCGAGTTGTACCTGTGCATGGCTAACACGCTTATCCACGAGCTTTACCCCTCTGCCCTTTCCATTGCCGAGGAATTTTCAGGCATGCCCGGCCTGACCTGCCAGCCGGAAGACGGCGGGCTGGGTTTTGACTACCGCTTTGCTATGGGCATACCGGACTATTGGGCCAAATGCATTGAAGAACCACGCGACATGGGCAGCCTGTGGTACGAAATGACGAATTACCGCCCGTATGACCGCACCATCAGCTATGTGGAGTGCCACGACCAGTGCATCAATGGCGAGGATGCAATGATATGGCGGCTGCTTGGTAATCGCATGTACAGCCACATGTCTGTTGCTACTGATAATTGGCATGTGTCGCGTGGGCTTGCTTTTTATCGGCTCATGCGGTTCATCACGCTGGCAACGGCAGATGCGGGGTATCTGAACTTTATGGGTAATGAGTTCGGGCATCCCGAATGGCTGGACGCAGAGGCTTACGCCCACAGGCAGTGGCATTTGGCTGATGCCCCCGAACTCAGGTACAGCCTGCTGGCCGCCTGGGACAAAACGCAGATGCTTGAGCTTGTTCGCCCTCACCTTGAGAGCTTTTGCCAGAAGCCAGTTTTTCGTTTTATTCATGAAGAAAAACGCCTGCTGGCCTTTGAACGCGGGCAATTACTTTTTGTATTTAATTTTCATGAACTTGAAGCGCAAAAAGCCCTGACGTTTGCCGTAACCCCCGGCAAGTACGTGGAGATGATGAGTTCTGACGAAAAACGCTTTGGCGGGCACGGCAACCTTGATGCAGAGGCCCAGGTAACGGAGCATTTTACAACCCCGCTGCCAGATCGGCAGGAAGGCGATATTAGGCTGTATCTGCCGCCATTGGTGGGGTTAGCCTTGATTCGCAAAAAATAG